From the Oceanicaulis alexandrii DSM 11625 genome, one window contains:
- a CDS encoding nucleotide sugar dehydrogenase: MKLIEKIDTKAAVIGIIGLGYVGQPLALRFAEMGFSVLGFDIDEHKVREINAGRSGIEHIGDARIARAVEQGFEATADWTRVGEADALIICVPTPLNKYREPDLSFIVSTLDAVSPHLRDGQVISLESTTYPGTTEEEIVTRVEARGLTVGRDVFVVYSPEREDPGNAHFTTQTIPKVVGGHTPACLDVGQALYGGVIEQVVPVSSTRAAEMTKLLENIHRSVNIGLVNEMKIVADKMGIDLFEVIDAAATKPFGFTAYYPGPGLGGHCIPIDPFYLTWKARQYGLHTRFIELSGEINRAMPEYVFGKLVHALNERKKALNGSRILVLGIAYKKNVDDMRESPSVAIMELIRSAGAELAYCDPHVPVFPKMREHKFDLSSLALSPEMLAEFDAVVLTTDHAKFDYEMIRTHAPLIIDSRGVYRDAAENIVKA, from the coding sequence ATGAAACTGATTGAGAAAATTGACACCAAAGCGGCCGTCATCGGCATCATCGGCTTGGGCTATGTTGGGCAACCTCTAGCTCTGCGATTTGCCGAGATGGGGTTCAGCGTTCTGGGCTTTGATATCGACGAGCATAAGGTTCGTGAGATTAACGCGGGTCGCTCTGGTATCGAGCACATCGGCGACGCCCGCATTGCGCGGGCGGTGGAGCAGGGATTTGAAGCAACTGCTGACTGGACCCGCGTGGGAGAGGCCGACGCGCTGATCATTTGTGTACCGACGCCGCTGAACAAATATCGCGAGCCAGATCTGAGCTTTATCGTCAGCACACTGGATGCCGTCTCGCCACACCTGCGCGACGGGCAAGTCATTTCACTGGAAAGCACCACCTACCCAGGCACGACTGAGGAAGAAATCGTGACGCGAGTCGAGGCGCGTGGCCTCACGGTCGGTCGTGACGTATTCGTCGTCTATTCTCCAGAGCGCGAAGATCCCGGTAATGCTCACTTCACTACGCAAACCATTCCAAAAGTCGTTGGCGGGCACACCCCCGCCTGTCTGGACGTCGGCCAGGCGCTTTATGGAGGCGTGATTGAGCAAGTGGTCCCGGTCAGCTCAACCCGGGCCGCCGAAATGACCAAATTGCTCGAGAACATCCACCGCTCGGTCAATATCGGCCTTGTCAACGAGATGAAGATCGTCGCTGACAAGATGGGAATCGATCTTTTCGAGGTCATCGATGCTGCGGCGACCAAGCCGTTCGGATTCACGGCATACTATCCGGGCCCGGGGCTGGGCGGACACTGCATACCGATCGACCCGTTCTATCTAACTTGGAAGGCGCGGCAGTACGGCTTGCACACACGGTTTATCGAGCTCTCAGGCGAGATCAATCGTGCAATGCCCGAATATGTTTTCGGCAAACTCGTCCATGCATTAAATGAACGCAAGAAGGCGCTGAATGGCAGCCGCATTCTCGTGCTTGGGATCGCATACAAGAAGAACGTCGACGACATGCGCGAAAGCCCTTCGGTCGCGATCATGGAACTGATCCGTAGCGCCGGAGCCGAACTTGCATACTGCGACCCGCACGTTCCCGTTTTCCCCAAGATGCGCGAGCACAAATTTGATCTTTCAAGCTTGGCGTTATCGCCGGAAATGCTCGCCGAGTTTGAT